In a genomic window of Methanocalculus natronophilus:
- a CDS encoding hybrid sensor histidine kinase/response regulator, with translation MPGKEEDIQDPLLATFQDEAEELLAAISGDLHALEAGGGDIDPDISESIYRRTHSLKGAARAISLREIESICQHLETALAGVRNRTVIPDQETYKIFHTAVDIIRTLVSGEKASLSGIIRELRSIGRGRAESAKKPDDTYQQRNGVPRVRESDTIRIATKSLERLIGGSDELLTARLSLAHRMRELDMMTIRFSKWQWALVQITTDQRQLEDLLASERDMTDRDLFALDSILNFLKKNREFVETFRFELANQMQSNARDRTVLDSSTKALTDTIHDAVLIPFSHILAPFQMFIRDVSGSSGKQVEFVVEGGEIEIDRRVLEVVKDPLLHMIRNAIDHGIELPAVRLRRGKNPRGRIHVRVVPLAGSRLGIDVTDDGNGINPDAIRDVAVSKEFISPEEARKLSENELVQLSLRSGLSTTGSVTKLSGRGLGLAIVEDAATSLGGTVSVTSISGEKTCVRMSVPVRLSNFRGVVVRSGRQTYAIPMQQVRSVIRTEAGADEIMAGEEMIRLIPLDHALGSGGSAHVPDDKRLVPVVILASGAGRLGVIVDEIISVQEIVVRPLGSQLRYVRRIAGAGILDDGTVALVIDPLDLISSSRHQVISDEIRSLPMSGSILVVEDSVTTRQYLRGLLEEEGYTVTTAIDGAEALQKLKQKEIDIVISDVDMPRINGFALTEAIKKDDMLRHLPVVLLTSLDAPGDQEYGIHLGAAAYIIKSSFDRDAFLRVIREVGEVGT, from the coding sequence ATGCCGGGAAAAGAGGAAGATATACAGGATCCTCTCCTCGCCACCTTTCAGGATGAGGCAGAAGAGCTCCTTGCTGCGATATCAGGGGACCTGCATGCCCTTGAAGCAGGAGGCGGGGATATTGATCCGGATATTTCTGAGTCCATCTACCGGAGGACACACAGCCTGAAAGGTGCGGCAAGGGCGATCTCGCTCCGTGAGATCGAATCGATCTGCCAGCATCTCGAGACCGCACTTGCCGGTGTCAGGAACAGAACCGTGATCCCGGATCAGGAGACATATAAGATCTTTCACACGGCAGTCGATATCATCAGAACCCTCGTCTCGGGGGAGAAGGCATCACTATCAGGTATCATCCGTGAACTTCGATCAATTGGGCGCGGGAGAGCCGAGAGCGCCAAAAAGCCGGATGATACATACCAGCAGCGAAACGGCGTTCCACGGGTTCGGGAGAGCGACACCATCAGGATCGCCACAAAAAGCCTTGAGCGGCTCATCGGAGGATCAGACGAACTCCTGACTGCACGCCTCTCACTTGCCCACCGGATGCGGGAGCTGGATATGATGACCATCCGGTTTTCGAAATGGCAATGGGCACTTGTACAGATCACAACTGACCAGCGCCAGCTCGAGGACCTTCTGGCATCCGAGCGGGATATGACCGATCGTGACCTGTTTGCACTGGACAGCATCCTGAATTTTTTAAAGAAAAACAGGGAATTCGTCGAGACGTTCCGCTTCGAACTCGCAAACCAGATGCAGTCGAATGCCCGTGATCGGACAGTCCTTGATTCAAGCACAAAAGCACTCACCGACACCATTCATGACGCCGTCCTCATCCCCTTCTCCCATATTCTCGCCCCATTCCAGATGTTCATCCGTGACGTCTCCGGATCCTCAGGCAAACAGGTGGAGTTTGTCGTTGAGGGAGGCGAGATTGAGATAGACAGGAGGGTTCTGGAGGTCGTAAAAGATCCACTCCTGCATATGATCCGAAACGCAATCGATCATGGGATTGAACTTCCGGCGGTCCGGCTACGCCGGGGAAAGAATCCACGGGGCAGGATCCATGTCAGGGTGGTGCCGCTTGCCGGAAGCAGGCTTGGCATTGACGTGACAGATGACGGGAACGGAATTAATCCGGATGCAATACGGGATGTGGCAGTCTCAAAAGAGTTTATTTCCCCGGAGGAGGCTCGGAAACTCTCAGAGAACGAACTTGTACAACTCAGCCTCAGATCCGGACTCTCGACCACAGGAAGTGTAACAAAGCTTTCAGGGCGGGGTCTTGGACTTGCGATTGTTGAGGATGCAGCAACCAGCCTTGGAGGGACAGTCTCCGTCACCTCGATTTCGGGAGAGAAGACCTGTGTCCGGATGTCTGTTCCGGTCCGTCTCTCAAACTTCCGGGGTGTTGTCGTCCGGTCGGGAAGACAGACCTATGCGATCCCGATGCAGCAGGTCAGATCCGTCATCAGGACAGAGGCAGGGGCAGACGAGATTATGGCTGGCGAGGAGATGATCAGGCTTATCCCGCTTGACCATGCGCTTGGAAGCGGGGGTTCAGCTCATGTACCTGATGATAAGAGGCTTGTTCCGGTTGTCATTCTGGCATCAGGTGCAGGAAGGCTTGGGGTTATTGTCGACGAGATCATCTCTGTCCAGGAGATTGTTGTCCGGCCCCTTGGAAGCCAGCTCAGGTATGTCAGGCGGATCGCCGGTGCCGGGATCCTTGATGACGGAACTGTTGCCCTCGTCATCGATCCGCTTGATCTGATCTCTTCCTCCCGCCACCAGGTCATCTCTGATGAGATCAGATCTCTTCCGATGTCGGGCAGTATTCTTGTTGTTGAAGACTCAGTCACAACCCGCCAGTATCTCAGAGGCTTACTTGAAGAGGAGGGCTATACCGTCACAACTGCAATTGATGGTGCTGAAGCTCTCCAAAAGCTTAAACAGAAGGAGATTGATATTGTCATATCCGATGTTGATATGCCACGAATCAATGGCTTCGCACTCACAGAAGCAATTAAAAAAGACGATATGCTCAGGCACCTCCCGGTGGTGCTCTTGACCTCGCTTGATGCCCCGGGCGACCAGGAGTACGGCATCCACCTCGGTGCTGCTGCATATATTATCAAGAGTTCATTTGACAGGGATGCGTTCCTCAGGGTTATCCGGGAGGTGGGAGAGGTTGGCACCTGA
- a CDS encoding ATP-binding response regulator, with amino-acid sequence MAPDETPPHLLVVEDSPTQAEYIRRILSNEGFSVSVASEGRAALRQMTEQHFDLVISDIIMPGLDGYELCRMIREKSTIPVILVTQLYDPEDILRGLASGADGFIIKPFDPLSLIDTVCDMLDWFEEKRVIQEGDRLIAHVGGYSYTIAAEKETILSILLSTYATAVNKNIELQETQDELYAVNEQLQEYVEELRQTNDELQSEMLERRRMEKAVGDAHRKLHLMTDITRNDIRNQLSVIEGYLQLATPESGTVTIDEAMGKIRESGRRIGRIIEFTRDFQNIGSVDPSWQELRSVVDAARMLLDRKGVDIEIDLPEIEIRSDPLLERVFGVVFDNAVLHGETITKIMVSARPDGTNLVISIADDGIGIPQQVKGQVFEQGYGKNTGLGLFLASEILATSGFSIHECGMPGQGALFEIQVPEGHFRFL; translated from the coding sequence TTGGCACCTGATGAAACGCCGCCCCACCTTCTTGTTGTCGAGGACAGCCCGACACAGGCAGAATATATCAGGAGAATCCTGAGTAACGAAGGTTTTTCTGTCTCTGTTGCATCTGAAGGGAGAGCGGCTCTCAGGCAGATGACAGAACAGCACTTCGATCTCGTGATCAGCGATATCATCATGCCCGGACTGGACGGGTATGAACTCTGCAGGATGATCAGGGAGAAGAGCACAATTCCTGTCATTCTTGTGACACAGCTCTATGATCCCGAGGATATCCTCCGCGGCCTGGCAAGCGGGGCAGACGGTTTCATCATCAAGCCCTTTGATCCGCTCTCGCTCATTGATACCGTCTGTGATATGCTTGACTGGTTTGAGGAGAAGCGGGTCATACAGGAGGGAGACCGGCTCATCGCACATGTCGGGGGCTACTCCTATACGATTGCCGCAGAAAAAGAGACGATCCTCTCAATACTCCTCTCAACCTATGCAACTGCCGTCAACAAAAATATCGAGCTCCAGGAGACACAGGACGAACTCTATGCCGTCAATGAGCAGCTCCAGGAGTATGTCGAGGAGCTCCGCCAGACAAATGACGAACTCCAGAGCGAGATGCTTGAGCGGAGGCGGATGGAGAAGGCAGTCGGTGATGCGCACAGAAAACTCCACCTGATGACAGATATTACAAGAAACGATATCAGAAACCAGCTCTCTGTTATCGAGGGATATCTCCAGCTGGCGACACCGGAATCCGGTACGGTAACAATTGATGAGGCAATGGGGAAAATTCGTGAGTCCGGGAGGCGAATCGGGCGAATCATTGAGTTCACCCGTGACTTCCAGAATATCGGATCGGTTGATCCCTCATGGCAGGAACTGCGATCTGTTGTTGATGCTGCCCGGATGCTGCTTGACAGAAAAGGGGTTGACATTGAGATCGATCTCCCCGAGATTGAGATCAGATCAGATCCCCTCCTCGAACGGGTATTTGGAGTGGTTTTTGACAATGCTGTTCTGCACGGGGAGACAATCACAAAAATTATGGTCTCAGCCAGGCCGGATGGAACAAACCTCGTCATATCCATAGCAGATGATGGAATAGGAATACCACAACAGGTGAAAGGACAGGTATTTGAGCAGGGGTATGGGAAAAATACCGGGCTCGGACTCTTTCTGGCATCAGAAATACTTGCCACATCGGGCTTCTCCATTCACGAGTGCGGGATGCCAGGTCAGGGAGCACTTTTTGAGATACAGGTACCTGAAGGGCATTTCAGGTTTCTGTAA
- a CDS encoding response regulator, whose amino-acid sequence MKTSKLILVVEDSTTQAEYLRRILEGEGYRVDTVSDGDSALARISLETPDLVLSDIVMPGMSGFELCEKIKATFDIPVFLVTQLYDPEDVVHGVASGADNFIIKPFDPDFILDRIREFFQTAGTPEETGDLSITISERRYKIDADRETILQILLSTYALAVRKNTDLQEARDELFALNEQLQQKNDDLKTEIHERERVERALSEAHKKLSLVTSITRHGLLNQLESIDESLEYAERVLRDDAKNAREILHTSRTSLKRAIQTTRFTQEYQKIGESAPVWENLAGCVPGAGDYPLQREVDVPGDVRIYLDPSGRDAIRAVFADAVRRNAEEVTVRFVEMKGGATIIIEDDGIGIPKPSKEALFSYEQSPARGFSLFLAREALAITGIGLNETGDPRQGARFEIQCPDEVIRRSTR is encoded by the coding sequence ATGAAGACGTCGAAGCTTATCCTTGTCGTTGAAGACAGCACCACCCAGGCAGAATATCTCCGCAGGATTCTGGAGGGTGAAGGGTACCGGGTGGATACCGTTTCTGATGGAGATTCCGCACTTGCCCGCATCAGTCTGGAGACGCCGGATCTGGTACTGAGCGACATTGTGATGCCGGGAATGAGCGGATTTGAACTCTGTGAGAAGATAAAAGCTACATTTGATATCCCTGTCTTCCTCGTCACCCAGCTCTATGATCCCGAGGACGTCGTTCACGGTGTTGCATCGGGTGCAGATAACTTCATTATCAAACCTTTTGATCCGGACTTTATCCTCGATCGTATCCGGGAATTTTTTCAGACTGCAGGCACGCCAGAGGAGACAGGCGACCTCTCGATTACAATCTCAGAGAGGAGATACAAAATTGATGCTGATCGCGAGACGATCCTCCAAATCCTCCTCTCAACCTATGCGCTTGCCGTCCGGAAGAATACAGACCTTCAGGAGGCCCGGGACGAACTCTTTGCCTTAAATGAACAGCTCCAGCAGAAGAATGACGATCTCAAAACCGAGATTCATGAGCGTGAGAGGGTTGAGAGGGCGCTCTCAGAAGCTCATAAAAAACTCTCGCTTGTGACCAGCATCACCAGGCATGGACTGCTCAACCAGCTTGAGTCGATAGATGAGTCACTTGAGTATGCTGAAAGGGTGCTCAGGGACGATGCCAAAAACGCCCGTGAGATCCTGCATACCTCACGAACGAGCCTTAAACGGGCAATCCAGACGACCCGTTTCACCCAGGAGTACCAGAAGATCGGCGAGAGCGCACCCGTATGGGAAAACCTGGCTGGGTGCGTTCCGGGAGCAGGCGACTACCCGCTCCAAAGAGAGGTGGATGTACCAGGTGATGTCAGGATCTATCTCGATCCCTCGGGCAGGGATGCGATCAGGGCAGTCTTTGCCGATGCTGTCCGCAGGAACGCAGAAGAGGTGACAGTCAGGTTTGTTGAGATGAAAGGTGGAGCGACCATTATCATTGAGGATGATGGGATCGGGATTCCCAAACCTTCAAAAGAGGCGCTCTTCTCCTATGAACAGAGTCCTGCACGTGGATTTTCACTCTTCCTCGCCCGAGAGGCACTCGCAATTACCGGAATTGGGCTGAACGAAACCGGTGATCCACGCCAGGGAGCGCGGTTTGAGATACAGTGTCCTGATGAGGTGATTCGGAGGAGCACCAGGTGA